The following are encoded together in the Lathyrus oleraceus cultivar Zhongwan6 chromosome 3, CAAS_Psat_ZW6_1.0, whole genome shotgun sequence genome:
- the LOC127127708 gene encoding probable serine/threonine-protein kinase PBL25: MSCFSCFSNQEKKVPRRPNNNNKNNEKRMQYPPTQISPKKAPQPQPHQQDNHYRRARSSPQGEPKINKEAKKENGSGNHISAQSFTFRELASITRNFRQENLIGEGGFGRVYRGRLEKTNQEVAVKQLDRNGLQGNREFLVEVLMLSLLHHRNLVNLIGYCADGEQRLLVYEYMPLGSLEDHLLDLPPKQKPLEWLKRMKVALDAAKGLEYLHDRANPPVIYRDLKSSNILLDNDFNAKLSDFGLAKLGPTGDKSHVSSRVMGTYGYCAPEYQRTGQLTVKSDIYSFGVVLLELITGRRTIDNTRPLKEQNLVYWAYPVLREPPRYTELADPKLEGSFPMRSLHQAVAIAAMCLNEEPSVRPLISDVVTALSFLNPMNQDQPVLSPVDMPSPTQENSAVLSLLDDDSAVERQKALDEAIEWGSNTRNKPRHDTALSM, translated from the exons ATGAGTTGCTTTTCATGTTTCTCAAACCAAGAAAAGAAAGTACCAAGGAGGCCtaataacaacaataaaaacaATGAAAAGAGGATGCAATATCCTCCTACTCAAATATCTCCTAAGAAAGCACCTCAACCTCAACCTCATCAACAAG ATAATCATTATCGCAGGGCAAGGTCAAGCCCACAAGGAGAACCTAAAATAAATAAAGAGGCTAAGAAAGAAAATGGTAGTGGTAACCACATTTCTGCACAATCATTCACATTCAGAGAATTGGCTTCTATCACAAGGAACTTTAGACAAGAAAATCTAATAGGTGAAGGTGGTTTTGGAAGAGTTTATAGAGGAAGACTTGAAAAAACAAACCAG GAAGTAGCTGTGAAGCAACTTGACAGGAATGGATTGCAAGGGAATAGAGAATTTCTTGTTGAAGTTTTGATGCTAAGCCTCTTACACCATCGTAATCTAGTGAATCTAATTGGATATTGTGCTGATGGAGAGCAAAGACTATTGGTATATGAGTACATGCCATTAGGATCTCTTGAAGATCATCTACTAG ATCTTCCTCCAAAACAAAAGCCATTAGAATGGTTGAAAAGAATGAAAGTAGCACTAGATGCTGCAAAAGGTTTAGAATATTTGCATGATAGAGCGAATCCACCAGTGATATACCGCGACTTGAAATCCTCCAACATTTTACTGGACAATGATTTTAATGCAAAACTCTCTGATTTTGGATTGGCTAAACTTGGACCTACAGGTGACAAGTCGCATGTTTCTTCAAGAGTAATGGGAACTTACGGATACTGTGCACCTGAGTATCAAAGAACTGGTCAACTCACTGTTAAATCAGATATTTACAGTTTTGGTGTTGTTTTGCTTGAATTGATTACTGGTAGGAGAACTATTGATAACACAAGACCTTTAAAGGAGCAAAATCTTGTTTATTGG GCGTATCCGGTACTCAGGGAACCACCTAGGTATACAGAATTGGCAGATCCAAAACTTGAAGGAAGCTTTCCAATGAGATCATTACATCAAGCAGTGGCAATAGCAGCAATGTGCCTAAACGAAGAACCATCAGTGAGACCATTGATAAGTGATGTTGTAACAGCTCTTAGTTTCCTTAATCCAATGAATCAAGATCAACCAGTTTTGTCACCGGTTGATATGCCATCACCAACACAAGAAAATAGCGCAGTGTTGAGTCTTCTTGACGATGACAGTGCCGTCGAACGACAAAAAGCCCTTGATGAAGCCATTGAATGGGGTTCAAATACTAGGAATAAACCAAGGCATGACACTGCTTTATCTATGTAA